In Geminocystis sp. NIES-3709, a single genomic region encodes these proteins:
- the arsJ gene encoding organoarsenical effux MFS transporter ArsJ: MDKNLRNYALVTSAYWGYTITDGALRMLVLLHFNKLGFTPIEIAFLFLFYEIFGIITNFLGGWIGSQFGLRLTLYGGIGLQIFALVMLGVINFEWAVWFQVLYVMTSQAFSGVAKDLTKMSSKSAVRLVVPKEQESKLFKWVAILTGSKNALKGLGFFVGAFLLEVFGFKNALFIQASVLFIIFLSGRFLPKNLGKIKAKIKFKQLFSKSKAINILSLARFFLFGARDIWFVVALPVFLRTNLGWTFIQVGTYMACWVIGYGIIQSFSPTILRQNQAGKAPQARTIQIWTSILTIVPVSIAVAFMAGLNPQIVITGGLIIFGIVFAFNSAVHSYLVLAYTEDDDVALNVGFYYMANSGGRLLGTITSGVVFQMGGIESCLWISSFFVFIAALVSFKLPPIKSTPLQIAKNI; encoded by the coding sequence ATGGATAAAAATTTACGCAATTATGCCCTAGTAACGTCCGCTTATTGGGGTTACACTATTACTGATGGTGCATTAAGAATGCTAGTTTTATTGCACTTTAATAAACTTGGTTTTACTCCGATCGAAATTGCTTTTTTATTTTTATTTTACGAAATTTTTGGCATAATTACTAACTTTTTAGGCGGTTGGATAGGCTCTCAATTTGGGTTAAGATTAACTCTTTATGGCGGTATTGGTTTACAAATTTTTGCCCTTGTCATGTTAGGAGTAATTAACTTTGAATGGGCAGTTTGGTTTCAAGTTTTATACGTCATGACTTCTCAGGCATTTTCTGGAGTTGCTAAAGACTTAACCAAGATGAGCTCTAAAAGTGCTGTGCGTTTAGTTGTACCAAAAGAGCAAGAATCAAAACTTTTTAAATGGGTAGCAATTCTAACAGGCTCAAAAAATGCTCTTAAAGGTTTAGGTTTTTTTGTTGGTGCATTTTTATTAGAAGTATTTGGCTTTAAAAACGCTTTATTTATTCAAGCATCGGTTTTATTTATCATCTTTTTAAGTGGTAGATTTTTACCGAAAAATTTGGGCAAAATTAAAGCTAAAATTAAATTTAAACAGTTATTTTCTAAGAGTAAAGCCATTAATATTTTATCCTTAGCCAGATTTTTCTTATTTGGTGCGAGGGATATTTGGTTTGTGGTGGCGTTGCCTGTATTTTTACGCACAAATTTAGGTTGGACTTTTATTCAAGTCGGTACTTATATGGCTTGTTGGGTAATTGGTTACGGTATAATTCAGTCTTTTTCTCCCACTATTTTACGGCAAAATCAAGCAGGAAAAGCACCTCAAGCGCGTACTATTCAAATTTGGACTTCTATTCTAACCATTGTACCAGTCTCGATCGCAGTTGCTTTTATGGCAGGATTAAATCCACAAATCGTCATTACTGGGGGATTAATTATCTTTGGTATTGTCTTTGCTTTCAACTCGGCAGTACATTCTTATCTCGTGTTAGCCTACACCGAAGATGATGATGTCGCCTTAAATGTTGGGTTTTACTATATGGCAAATTCTGGTGGACGTTTATTAGGTACAATTACCTCAGGGGTTGTATTTCAAATGGGGGGCATCGAATCCTGTTTATGGATTTCTAGCTTTTTTGTCTTCATAGCGGCTTTAGTATCCTTTAAGTTACCACCTATTAAAAGTACCCCATTACAAATTGCTAAAAACATATAA
- a CDS encoding ArsJ-associated glyceraldehyde-3-phosphate dehydrogenase, translating to MRIGINGFGRIGRLALRAGWENPDLEFVHINEIKGGVVTSAHLIEFDSVHGRWQKSIKVREDNLCIEDKVLSFSEYSTPQEVPWADLGVDLVIESSGKFRTPDTLNPYFECGVKKVVVAAPVKEEALNIVVGINDHLYNPDKHHLLTAASCTTNCLAPVVKVIHEGLGIKHGVITTIHDVTNTQIIVDAPHKDLRRARSCIQSLIPTTTGSATAIAMIYPELKGKLNGVAVRVPMLNASLTDCVFEVDRTTTVEEVNSLLKEASEGELKDILGYEELPLVSIDYKDDPRSSIIDALSTMVIDGTQVKILAWYDNEWGYSNRLIELVAKISNLG from the coding sequence ATGCGTATCGGTATTAACGGATTTGGGAGAATCGGCAGACTGGCATTAAGGGCTGGTTGGGAGAATCCTGATTTAGAATTTGTACATATCAACGAGATAAAAGGAGGAGTAGTCACATCTGCACATTTAATCGAATTTGACTCGGTACATGGGCGTTGGCAAAAATCTATTAAAGTACGAGAAGATAATCTTTGTATTGAAGACAAAGTACTTAGTTTCAGTGAATATAGTACCCCTCAAGAAGTACCTTGGGCAGATTTAGGAGTTGATTTAGTTATTGAAAGTTCAGGAAAATTTCGCACTCCTGACACTTTAAATCCCTATTTTGAATGTGGTGTTAAAAAAGTTGTGGTAGCCGCACCCGTTAAGGAAGAAGCTCTTAATATTGTGGTAGGCATTAATGATCATCTCTACAACCCCGATAAACATCACCTTTTAACGGCGGCTTCTTGTACTACGAATTGTTTAGCTCCCGTTGTCAAAGTGATTCATGAGGGGTTAGGTATAAAACATGGTGTTATCACTACTATTCACGATGTTACTAATACACAAATTATCGTCGATGCACCTCATAAGGATTTACGCAGAGCAAGATCTTGTATCCAATCTTTAATCCCAACTACGACAGGATCAGCTACCGCTATCGCTATGATATATCCTGAGTTGAAGGGAAAATTAAATGGAGTGGCAGTAAGAGTACCCATGTTAAATGCTTCTTTAACTGATTGTGTTTTTGAAGTTGATCGTACAACTACTGTAGAAGAAGTAAATAGTTTATTAAAAGAAGCCTCTGAAGGGGAATTAAAGGACATTTTGGGCTATGAGGAATTGCCTTTAGTTTCGATCGACTACAAAGATGATCCTCGATCGTCCATTATTGATGCACTTTCTACTATGGTCATAGATGGCACTCAAGTCAAGATTTTAGCATGGTATGACAACGAATGGGGTTATTCTAATCGTCTCATAGAATTAGTCGCCAAAATTAGCAATTTAGGCTAG
- the hemB gene encoding porphobilinogen synthase produces MFPINRPRRLRQNPQLRRMVQETILTANDLIYPLFAIPGNAIAKEVISMPGVYQLSVDKIVEEAKEVYDLGIPAIILFGIPTDKDNDATGAWHDCGIVQKAATAVKEAVPDLIVIADTCLCEYTPHGHCGYLEVGDLAGRVLNDPTLELLKKTAVSQAKAGADIIAPSGMMDGFVTSIREALDEAGFENTPILSYAAKYASAYYGPFRDAAESAPSHGDRRTYQMNPGNAIEALKEVELDIAEGADMLMVKPALSYMDIIWRVKEITNLPVAAYNVSGEYSMIKAAALNGWIDEKKVTLETLTSFKRAGADLILTYHAKDAVRWLNEVTF; encoded by the coding sequence ATGTTTCCAATTAATCGTCCCCGTCGTTTGCGTCAAAATCCCCAACTGCGACGCATGGTACAAGAAACCATATTAACTGCTAATGATTTAATTTATCCCTTATTTGCCATACCCGGAAATGCGATCGCCAAAGAAGTAATATCCATGCCCGGAGTATATCAACTATCTGTTGATAAAATTGTTGAAGAAGCCAAAGAAGTTTATGATTTAGGTATTCCAGCTATTATCTTATTTGGTATTCCCACCGATAAAGATAATGATGCCACCGGTGCATGGCACGATTGCGGAATCGTTCAAAAAGCGGCTACCGCCGTCAAAGAAGCAGTGCCCGATTTAATCGTGATTGCCGATACCTGTCTTTGTGAATATACTCCTCATGGGCATTGTGGTTATTTAGAAGTAGGAGACTTAGCTGGAAGAGTATTAAATGATCCTACCCTTGAGTTACTCAAGAAAACGGCTGTTTCCCAAGCCAAAGCGGGGGCAGATATTATCGCCCCTTCCGGTATGATGGATGGTTTTGTTACTTCCATTCGTGAGGCTTTAGACGAGGCTGGTTTTGAAAACACCCCAATTCTTTCCTATGCCGCCAAATATGCATCTGCTTATTATGGCCCCTTCCGAGATGCCGCCGAATCTGCCCCTAGTCATGGCGATCGTCGAACTTATCAGATGAACCCCGGCAACGCCATTGAAGCCCTCAAAGAAGTGGAATTAGACATAGCTGAAGGTGCAGATATGTTGATGGTAAAACCAGCTTTGTCCTATATGGATATAATTTGGCGTGTTAAGGAAATAACTAATTTACCCGTAGCCGCCTATAACGTATCAGGGGAATATTCAATGATAAAAGCGGCAGCGCTTAACGGTTGGATAGACGAGAAAAAAGTAACCCTTGAAACTTTAACCAGTTTTAAACGTGCTGGGGCAGATTTGATTTTAACTTATCACGCTAAAGATGCTGTGCGTTGGTTAAACGAAGTCACTTTTTAG
- a CDS encoding carbon dioxide-concentrating mechanism protein CcmK, translating to MRHRHISPDSALGLVSTYSFPAIVGTADMMLKSAEVMLVGYEKIGAGHCTAIVRGNIADVRLAVEEGAKMAEQIGQLHTKLVIARPMPNLEAIFPIGSRLVEMAQKQRGYSRLSNRSIGLIETKGFPAMVGAADAMLKSADVQLASYETIGAGLCTAIIRGSVANVAVAIEAGMAEAERIGELNSVMIIPRLLEDLEHTLPVASYWLDQQEKEQPLPIFTTQQRTQQRRKLVALPELEKIPLTFETREKVQQKAELESVLELPSNNEEDV from the coding sequence ATGAGACATAGGCATATAAGTCCCGATAGCGCTCTTGGTTTAGTTTCTACCTACAGTTTCCCTGCGATCGTAGGTACAGCTGATATGATGTTAAAATCGGCGGAGGTGATGCTAGTAGGCTACGAAAAAATTGGAGCGGGTCATTGTACTGCGATTGTGCGAGGAAATATTGCAGATGTACGTTTAGCAGTGGAAGAAGGGGCGAAAATGGCCGAGCAAATAGGACAATTACATACTAAATTAGTTATTGCCCGTCCAATGCCCAATTTAGAAGCAATATTTCCTATTGGTAGTCGTTTAGTGGAGATGGCACAAAAACAACGAGGTTATAGTCGATTAAGTAACCGATCGATCGGCCTAATTGAAACGAAAGGATTTCCTGCCATGGTGGGCGCAGCAGATGCTATGCTAAAATCTGCGGATGTACAATTAGCTTCCTATGAAACGATCGGGGCTGGATTATGTACTGCTATTATAAGAGGATCTGTGGCTAATGTGGCAGTGGCGATCGAAGCAGGAATGGCAGAAGCCGAAAGAATTGGTGAATTAAACTCAGTGATGATTATTCCTCGTTTATTGGAAGATTTAGAACATACTTTACCTGTAGCTAGTTATTGGTTAGATCAACAAGAAAAAGAACAACCTTTACCAATATTTACCACTCAACAACGAACTCAACAACGACGCAAATTAGTAGCATTACCTGAGTTAGAAAAAATCCCCCTCACTTTTGAAACAAGAGAGAAGGTACAACAGAAAGCTGAGCTAGAATCAGTTTTGGAATTACCATCTAATAACGAAGAAGATGTATAA
- the urtA gene encoding urea ABC transporter substrate-binding protein: MSRLGRRKFLLYGSATLGTSLLLKACADAPPPADDTATTTTPTETPPPSGDTIKVGILHSLSGTMAISETSVVDAEKLAIKEINASGGVLGKQIEAIVEDGQSNWDTFAEKANKLIDQDKVATVFGCWTSASRKAVLPVFESKNHMLWYPVQYEGQECSKNIFYTGAAPNQQIEPAVDWLLENKGKEFFLVGSDYVFPRTANTIIKAQLEAKGGKVVGEDYLPLGNTEVTPIITKLKSALPNGGVIFNSLNGDSNVAFFKQIQAAGLTPDKYPVMSVSIAEEEVQQIGVEYLKGHYAAWNYFQTVESPENTKFVEAFKAEYGQDRVVNDPMEAAYTMVYLWKQAVEAAGGVDDIEKVRMAAVGQEFAAPHGAVKMLPNHHISKTVRIGQVRDDGLFDIVYATDGPLDAVPWNQFVAETKGYSCDWTDPAKGGKFKVS; this comes from the coding sequence ATGTCCAGACTTGGTAGAAGAAAATTTCTCTTATACGGTTCAGCGACTTTAGGTACGAGTTTATTATTGAAAGCCTGTGCTGATGCTCCTCCCCCGGCGGATGATACGGCTACCACCACAACTCCCACAGAAACTCCCCCCCCCAGTGGAGATACGATTAAAGTGGGGATTTTACACTCCTTGAGCGGTACGATGGCAATTAGTGAAACTAGCGTAGTTGATGCCGAAAAATTGGCTATCAAAGAAATTAATGCTTCTGGAGGTGTTTTAGGTAAACAAATAGAAGCCATTGTGGAAGATGGCCAGTCGAACTGGGATACTTTTGCAGAAAAAGCGAATAAATTAATAGATCAAGATAAAGTAGCTACAGTGTTCGGTTGTTGGACATCTGCTAGTCGTAAAGCAGTATTACCAGTGTTTGAGTCCAAAAATCATATGCTCTGGTATCCTGTACAATACGAAGGTCAAGAATGTTCAAAAAACATATTTTACACTGGAGCCGCACCTAATCAACAAATTGAACCAGCAGTAGATTGGTTATTAGAAAACAAAGGTAAAGAATTTTTCTTAGTCGGTTCAGACTATGTTTTCCCTCGTACTGCAAACACAATTATTAAAGCTCAATTAGAAGCTAAAGGCGGTAAAGTTGTAGGAGAAGATTATTTACCATTAGGAAATACTGAAGTTACCCCTATTATTACTAAACTTAAAAGCGCTTTACCCAATGGAGGAGTAATTTTTAATAGTCTTAACGGTGACAGTAACGTCGCTTTCTTCAAACAGATTCAGGCCGCCGGTTTAACCCCCGATAAATACCCTGTTATGTCCGTTAGTATTGCCGAAGAAGAAGTACAACAAATTGGTGTTGAGTATCTTAAAGGACATTATGCCGCATGGAACTATTTTCAAACTGTTGAGAGTCCTGAAAATACGAAATTCGTGGAGGCTTTCAAAGCAGAATATGGTCAAGATCGAGTCGTTAATGATCCCATGGAAGCGGCTTATACTATGGTATATCTTTGGAAACAAGCGGTTGAAGCAGCCGGTGGTGTCGATGATATAGAAAAAGTAAGAATGGCTGCTGTCGGACAAGAATTTGCTGCACCTCATGGAGCCGTTAAAATGCTACCGAATCATCACATTTCTAAAACTGTTCGTATTGGACAAGTCAGAGATGATGGATTGTTTGACATTGTATATGCTACTGATGGCCCTCTTGATGCTGTACCTTGGAACCAATTTGTAGCAGAAACGAAAGGTTATTCTTGTGATTGGACTGATCCTGCTAAGGGTGGTAAATTTAAAGTAAGTTAG
- a CDS encoding TVP38/TMEM64 family protein, translating into MKKISLVVKNQLIVLTLICIIISGITIFFMGGIDPQLLNNILTKLGIFAPIIYIFLYILATILLVPSTPLNLSGGLIFGFWWGLLWTSIGAIIAGVVSFAYARYLGRNWVKKRFGIHLQKLDKEIKKGGMGYIFAIRLLPLIPYGIVNFSAGLTSVKEKDYFFGTIFGTIPGILPFVMMGAGFSSISKGDMLTMTISLGLIGLLVGIATWYKKKNT; encoded by the coding sequence GTGAAAAAAATAAGTTTAGTTGTGAAAAATCAGTTAATTGTTTTAACCTTAATTTGTATAATAATTTCTGGAATTACCATCTTTTTCATGGGAGGTATTGATCCTCAATTATTAAATAATATTTTAACAAAATTAGGAATATTTGCCCCGATAATTTATATTTTTCTCTACATTTTAGCCACTATTTTACTTGTGCCTTCTACTCCTTTAAATTTAAGTGGAGGTTTAATTTTTGGTTTTTGGTGGGGACTTCTTTGGACTTCGATCGGTGCTATAATCGCAGGAGTAGTAAGTTTTGCTTATGCAAGATATTTAGGTAGAAATTGGGTTAAAAAAAGATTTGGGATTCATCTACAAAAATTAGATAAAGAGATAAAAAAAGGAGGTATGGGTTATATTTTTGCGATTCGTTTATTACCTCTTATTCCTTATGGTATAGTTAATTTTAGTGCTGGTTTAACATCAGTTAAAGAAAAAGACTATTTTTTCGGTACAATTTTCGGTACAATTCCAGGTATTTTGCCTTTTGTTATGATGGGTGCAGGATTTTCTTCAATAAGTAAAGGAGATATGTTAACTATGACTATTTCTCTAGGTTTAATTGGATTATTAGTTGGTATCGCTACATGGTACAAAAAAAAGAACACTTAA
- a CDS encoding FAD-dependent oxidoreductase, giving the protein MSGNKKIVVIGAGWAGLGATYHLVKQGYDVTLLEASPYAGGLVAGWKTPQGRSVEAGIHGFWYPYQNIFRLVRELKLHPFTPFTRSNQYSPFGLETSSPIFQEKPLLPSPLGTFLYPEFYRLPLLDRISALPLMYALIDFDNSHEAWQRYDKVTARELFRQYGVSERLYRESFEPMLLVGLFAPGEQCSAAAALGMLYYFILAHQPNFDVVWCRGTVGEKIFQPWVEKISELGGKILTNKKVTDILLDKEGKATGVVCQEEVFEAEAVISGLSVAGIKKIVNNSANLNKYQEFRNLNNLSSIDVLAVRLWFNKRINIPLPSNACFGFDATTGWTFFDLNTLHDKYREEEGSVIEVDFYHANQLLSMSDEAIINKIHRDLTTCIPDFGNAEIIDFSVVRVSQGVTHFAPGSYQHLLRVNTSIPNLFMGGDWIITDHGSWSQEKAYVTGLEAANETIKYFDKGKQANIIPVEKDEPHIEIGRTINKNISTLSQSFLPDFWLP; this is encoded by the coding sequence ATGTCAGGAAACAAGAAAATCGTTGTAATTGGTGCCGGTTGGGCTGGTTTAGGTGCAACTTATCATCTGGTTAAGCAAGGCTATGATGTAACTTTGTTAGAAGCATCCCCCTATGCTGGTGGATTAGTCGCAGGATGGAAAACCCCTCAAGGAAGAAGTGTCGAAGCTGGAATACATGGTTTTTGGTATCCTTATCAAAATATTTTTCGTTTAGTAAGAGAATTGAAATTACATCCTTTTACCCCTTTTACCCGCTCAAATCAATACTCTCCTTTTGGTTTAGAAACATCATCCCCCATTTTTCAAGAAAAACCCTTGTTACCTTCTCCTTTAGGTACTTTTCTTTATCCAGAATTTTACCGTTTACCTTTGCTCGATCGAATTTCTGCATTACCATTAATGTATGCTTTGATAGATTTTGATAACTCTCATGAAGCATGGCAAAGATACGATAAAGTAACAGCAAGAGAATTATTTAGACAATATGGGGTATCAGAAAGATTATATCGAGAATCTTTTGAACCTATGCTCTTAGTTGGTTTGTTCGCCCCCGGAGAGCAATGTAGTGCGGCGGCTGCTTTAGGAATGCTATATTATTTTATTCTTGCCCATCAACCTAATTTTGATGTAGTCTGGTGTCGTGGTACAGTGGGAGAAAAAATTTTTCAGCCTTGGGTAGAAAAAATCAGTGAATTGGGGGGCAAAATTCTCACAAATAAAAAAGTAACTGATATTCTTCTCGACAAAGAAGGAAAAGCCACAGGTGTTGTGTGCCAAGAAGAAGTTTTCGAGGCAGAAGCCGTGATTTCCGGACTAAGTGTGGCAGGAATCAAAAAAATTGTCAATAATAGTGCTAATTTGAATAAATATCAAGAATTTCGTAACTTAAATAACTTAAGCTCGATCGATGTATTAGCAGTTAGATTATGGTTTAATAAGCGGATAAATATTCCCTTACCTTCTAATGCTTGTTTTGGTTTTGATGCAACTACGGGTTGGACATTTTTTGATCTTAATACTCTTCATGATAAATATAGGGAAGAAGAAGGAAGCGTGATTGAGGTTGATTTTTATCATGCCAATCAATTATTATCAATGAGTGACGAAGCAATTATCAACAAAATACATCGAGATTTAACAACCTGTATTCCTGACTTTGGCAATGCAGAGATTATTGATTTTAGTGTAGTAAGAGTATCTCAAGGAGTCACCCATTTCGCTCCCGGAAGCTATCAACATCTATTGAGAGTAAATACAAGTATTCCTAACTTATTTATGGGAGGTGACTGGATTATAACTGATCATGGTTCATGGTCTCAAGAAAAAGCCTACGTTACGGGTTTAGAAGCCGCCAACGAAACAATAAAATACTTTGATAAAGGCAAACAAGCAAATATAATTCCCGTAGAAAAAGATGAACCTCATATCGAAATAGGGCGCACAATTAATAAAAATATTAGTACTCTAAGTCAGAGTTTTTTACCTGATTTTTGGCTACCATAA
- a CDS encoding DUF3386 domain-containing protein — MTLTLTAEELFRLAYENRYTWDKNFPGYTCDITLKNSQGTYTAKGEIKSNLEFGISEIEDELAKKAIHGQLWEITIHRVNHSFEKSHGENTFTFGTKDDNGAIEIIVGGAGQGNKYKVHNNTVSFVYRKIGNSIVAINTFDILNTDEGYLSQGYDSIYLDIETKQPKGNKTVFHDTFEKIDGYYILTNRRITGEENGQPTITEYQFSNIVLNR; from the coding sequence ATGACACTAACACTTACAGCAGAAGAGCTTTTTCGATTGGCTTACGAAAATCGTTATACTTGGGATAAGAATTTTCCGGGCTATACCTGTGACATTACCTTAAAAAATTCTCAAGGTACTTATACTGCTAAGGGCGAAATTAAATCCAATTTAGAGTTTGGGATTTCAGAAATAGAAGATGAGTTAGCCAAAAAAGCAATTCATGGACAATTATGGGAAATAACTATTCACCGAGTTAATCATAGTTTCGAGAAAAGTCACGGTGAAAATACTTTTACCTTTGGTACAAAAGATGACAACGGTGCGATCGAAATCATTGTCGGTGGTGCTGGACAAGGCAACAAATATAAAGTACATAATAATACAGTATCTTTTGTGTATCGTAAAATCGGTAACTCGATCGTAGCTATTAATACTTTTGACATTCTTAACACCGATGAGGGTTATCTGTCTCAGGGTTATGATTCTATTTACCTAGATATTGAAACTAAACAACCCAAAGGGAATAAAACGGTTTTTCATGACACCTTTGAAAAAATTGACGGTTATTATATTCTCACAAATCGTCGCATTACCGGTGAAGAAAATGGACAACCCACTATCACCGAATATCAATTTTCTAATATAGTTTTAAACAGATAA
- a CDS encoding DUF790 family protein, translating to MLKSDLLIYRYSGEGIIPKKLPLQPEFIDMALELIYCFQDYVGKTQGELEEKLQELEGDSPEYKIKRGLSHLLKNSFAQFEIISPLNPTTLREKVFTLAAQNPPLPDYRGQTLDSIASLLSVELKKEVLPSEVEQGLYADLQENRILTQFETPSAETLIHRYNISQVQGILYRATNIVINAYRNDPGQYKLLFRYLKLFQLMSYIEGHADTGFTITIDGPTSLFKSSTRYGLALAKMIPALLHVSKWNLEAKLRMKDSFGSGEKTLYFQLNHQCGLVSHYANNQSYDSLLEESFANNWEKLNTEWRLEREVDLIPLPGSVMIPDFRLVHPDGRDFLLEIVGFWHPNYLQKKFYQVSRAEIDNLILAVCERLNLVKAGVNFQDLPHRLIWFKNRLSPKDILQLIEN from the coding sequence ATGCTCAAAAGTGATTTATTAATTTATCGTTATAGTGGGGAAGGTATTATTCCCAAAAAATTGCCTCTACAACCTGAATTTATTGATATGGCATTAGAGTTAATATACTGTTTTCAGGATTATGTCGGCAAAACTCAAGGAGAATTAGAGGAAAAATTGCAAGAATTAGAAGGAGATAGCCCAGAATATAAAATAAAACGGGGTTTATCTCATTTATTAAAAAATAGCTTTGCTCAGTTTGAAATTATTAGCCCTCTTAATCCTACTACTCTAAGAGAAAAAGTCTTTACCCTTGCGGCACAAAATCCTCCTTTACCTGATTATCGAGGACAAACTTTAGACTCGATCGCATCCTTATTAAGTGTAGAATTAAAAAAGGAAGTATTACCCTCAGAAGTAGAACAAGGATTATACGCAGATTTACAGGAAAATCGCATCTTAACGCAATTTGAAACTCCTAGTGCAGAAACTCTTATCCATCGTTACAATATTTCTCAAGTACAAGGAATTTTATACCGTGCCACGAATATTGTTATCAACGCTTATCGGAATGACCCCGGACAATATAAACTATTATTTCGTTACTTAAAATTATTTCAGTTAATGTCTTATATTGAGGGACATGCTGACACTGGTTTTACAATTACGATCGACGGTCCTACCAGTTTATTTAAGAGTAGTACTCGGTATGGTTTAGCCTTAGCCAAAATGATACCAGCTTTACTTCATGTTAGCAAATGGAATTTAGAAGCAAAATTGCGTATGAAAGACAGTTTTGGCAGTGGAGAAAAAACCCTTTATTTTCAGTTAAATCATCAATGTGGTTTAGTGAGTCATTATGCCAACAACCAAAGTTATGACAGTCTTTTAGAAGAATCTTTTGCCAATAATTGGGAAAAATTAAACACCGAATGGCGCTTAGAAAGGGAAGTTGACTTAATCCCCTTACCCGGTAGTGTAATGATACCAGATTTTCGATTAGTGCATCCTGATGGTAGAGATTTTCTCCTAGAAATAGTCGGTTTTTGGCATCCTAATTATTTACAAAAAAAATTTTATCAAGTTAGTCGGGCAGAAATTGATAACTTAATTTTAGCCGTTTGTGAGCGTTTAAATTTAGTCAAAGCAGGAGTTAATTTTCAAGATTTACCCCATCGTTTAATATGGTTTAAAAATCGTTTATCTCCCAAAGATATTCTTCAATTAATTGAAAATTAA
- a CDS encoding pentapeptide repeat-containing protein: MQLLESHNQCPDCVLMELRVIPKENTTHQFDLYLNLKFNQQEEEILDGKVKFSLRSSQLILGLNNIILVEKNQINSSSIQVFDSVFSAQPTWIINHTPEQKFLQDNLSNIKLGVLEIQDSIYELTAQISAKKADIFLTDIEGLWLHDITPNKHAVLERKLAQFIDKIYLKPYISKAVFKSKENINDSSLSYKNQENLFTEESKLLKKIIQFIYQTQKDNFMELAEIAGLHPLSDFAGGDLTGVNLSGLNLSGSNFSYANLRGADLTDTDFSEANLKYIKLNGADLSGAYLEGTNLQNASLQNASLALANVIGANLSYANLTNTNLQNTSLGKTNVKNAVFSSNLGLDEEKKQELIKDGAIVN, from the coding sequence ATGCAACTATTAGAATCTCATAATCAATGTCCCGATTGTGTACTGATGGAATTAAGAGTTATTCCTAAAGAAAATACCACTCATCAATTTGATTTATATCTCAATCTTAAATTTAATCAACAAGAAGAAGAAATCTTGGATGGAAAAGTAAAATTTAGTCTTCGATCGAGTCAGTTAATCTTAGGATTAAATAATATTATATTGGTGGAAAAAAATCAAATAAATTCTTCATCAATCCAAGTTTTTGACTCAGTTTTTTCCGCTCAACCAACATGGATAATTAACCACACACCTGAACAAAAATTTTTACAAGATAACCTCTCGAATATTAAATTAGGCGTTTTAGAAATTCAAGATTCTATTTATGAATTAACTGCACAGATTTCAGCGAAAAAAGCAGATATTTTTTTAACAGATATTGAAGGATTATGGCTTCATGATATTACTCCTAATAAACACGCAGTTTTAGAACGAAAATTAGCACAATTTATTGATAAGATTTATTTAAAACCCTATATTAGTAAAGCTGTTTTTAAATCTAAAGAAAATATAAACGACTCCAGTTTATCTTATAAAAATCAAGAAAATCTTTTCACGGAAGAAAGTAAATTATTAAAAAAAATTATTCAATTTATTTATCAAACTCAGAAAGATAATTTTATGGAGTTAGCTGAGATAGCTGGTTTACATCCTTTAAGTGATTTTGCTGGAGGAGATTTAACGGGAGTGAATTTAAGCGGTTTAAATTTGAGTGGTAGCAATTTTTCCTATGCTAATTTAAGAGGTGCAGATTTAACGGATACAGATTTTAGTGAAGCAAATTTAAAATATATTAAACTTAATGGAGCCGATTTAAGTGGTGCTTATTTAGAAGGTACTAATTTACAAAATGCTAGTTTACAAAATGCCAGTTTAGCCTTAGCTAATGTTATTGGAGCTAATTTAAGTTATGCGAATCTTACTAATACTAATTTACAAAATACTAGCTTAGGTAAAACTAATGTTAAAAATGCTGTTTTTTCCTCTAATTTAGGTTTAGATGAAGAGAAAAAACAAGAATTAATTAAAGATGGTGCAATTGTCAATTAA